In the genome of Methanomassiliicoccus sp., the window AGAAAAGGGTTGAGGTGGCCCCGTGGGTGCTCGAAGAGCTTTTCCCCGAGCTTCCCTACGAGTCCTTCCTGGTGGAGGAGTACCCCACCGCCGATAGGCTGGAAGTGGAGCGGGAACCGCTCAAGCCACGCTGATGCTCTGGACGTTGTGGTGCCGGTTCACGATGTCCCGAGCGATCTTGAGGTTGCGCCCGTTCTTGCCTATGGCGCGCCCCTTGACCTTCGGATCCACCGTCACCGTCGCGTGAACGACGTTGCCCCGGTTCTCGATGACCACGTTCTGCACGTTGTAGTTGTAGAACACGTTCCGGATGAACTTCTCCGGTTCATCGGAGTACTCGATGACCTGGATGTTCTTGCCGGTCTGGTTCTTGAGGCGGATAACGTTCTCGCCGGCCTTGCCTACGGCCCGGTTGGCCTGGCCCGGTTCGACGACGAAAACGAGCTTTTCCTCGGTCTCCATGCAGTCTTTGACCCTGGTC includes:
- a CDS encoding NusA-like transcription termination signal-binding factor, yielding MPAEITFTEDTLRYINLFEAVTKTRVKDCMETEEKLVFVVEPGQANRAVGKAGENVIRLKNQTGKNIQVIEYSDEPEKFIRNVFYNYNVQNVVIENRGNVVHATVTVDPKVKGRAIGKNGRNLKIARDIVNRHHNVQSISVA